One part of the Amphiura filiformis chromosome 5, Afil_fr2py, whole genome shotgun sequence genome encodes these proteins:
- the LOC140152677 gene encoding CCAAT/enhancer-binding protein zeta-like, translated as MATTTAKKLPHRRKGSKKRSKEKDSISKRDLSKEAIKTLGGNDEDYDWLQDVEDTEEDFEGGDQASGSEKDFDVNQLKNFVQNLGFDQLQAKKSNTGGKTSKDAEEEEEASDDTTSDDDQTSQPKLTKSNQNRTTKSDQQSKRTGESDQSKQGKNKKTRAAAVGNSQDADADERTSKITSKKQKRKDLRREGKIQHAEISSTTSSPVLQRTKQDTFEAWGTRKLLKGYRPRNYLLISRSEEKWYDNQFSLHSNQFEAVDASVVSEYSKLAARLYQDEVAQYTKLSSSNETTKEEWMRKVVASGVLSDKVAALTLQTQKSPVHNANTLDTLLNMVRKKGRREALLALKDVKQLFLEELLPDDRKLKMFSQHPFLELDKKSHGKLRDERDRCLLYWYFEAQLKQKYEAFVTSLETMCHDNVSAVKQKAVAAMEELLASKPEQEKILLTQIVNKIGDPDNKVASKSVYLLHKLIENQVAMKGVVVKAVEGLLYRVNVRAKAQYYAMCFLNQMILTHKDADLASKLIVIYFSFFKSCTKKRDIDQKMLSAVLTGVNRAYPFAKVDDTKMEAEINTIFKVVHKSPFNIGVQALLLLKQVLGESYSISDRFYSAMYKKILDPTLDNSPRQPMFLNLLYQTLKADSQVKRNKAFVKRLLQVCESQQPAFICGALFLISELVRLKPGLKTIIQIAAGDDDDEEHFVDIAPESDVDDKDDDEEAKKPTQDDATEDKTETSSGQDEAEQDRPSGSSWVHHKVASQDTKIQTYDPLGRNPLYCGAESSALWELQKLSKHYHPSVVLFAEALLRGDTITYTGNPLQDFTLMKFLERFVYKNPKQSEETEKGKGSSVMQPQTKNYKPSVTRQMAVNSSTFINTPEDQIPIDELFFHRFFQQRGKRAGNTKVDNDDEDEDDDDLDGSDVEIDSEISDDEFDKILDGMEKEGEDEDAFDFAGEFTRKQKSGKKDKKKAGGSDDEDDDEDGASSDDEDYLNPDLGDSDDSDDVARYDYDDADEFKMEGAEQFDEEGFGASDSEDRDLSPPKQKKLSKSKPTREEYDSDSDSDEELQSSKKRKKGKQAKKMNKKQRKGGESTSLKTAAEEIATLMDDNVGSKFDSIGLQAMANKDKADLKQLDWEMKRDMWVRGTDAKSKIREKMGAKREQGGGKRPFNKGRKRQHNRNQKGSKGKGKQQRKK; from the exons GAGGACTATGATTGGCTGCAAGATGTAGAAGACACTGAGGAAGATTTTGAAGGAGGGGATCAAGCATCAGGCAGTGAGAAGGACTTTGACGTGAATCAACTCAAAAATTTTGTCCAGAATTTGGGATTTGATCAACTACAGGCAAAGAAAAG TAATACAGGTGGGAAGACATCAAAGGATgctgaggaggaggaggaagcatCAGATGATACCACATCAGATGATGATCAAACAAGCCAACCAAAACTAACAAAATCTAACCAAAATAGAACTACAAAATCAGACCAGCAAAGTAAAAGAACTGGAGAAAGTGATCAATCAAAGCAAgggaaaaataagaaaacaagagCTGCAGCTGTAGGTAATTCACAAGATGCTGATGCTGATGAAAGAACTAGTAAAATAACAAGTAAAAAGCAGAAGCGAAAGGACTTGAGAAGAGAAGGCAAGATTCAGCATGCAGAGATTTCCAGTACCACAAGTAGTCCTGTTTTACAAAGGACGAAGCAAGACACATTTGAAGCTTGGGGGACCAGAAAGCTTCTGAAAGGATATAGACCTAGGAATTACTTACTGATATCACGCAGTGAAGAAAAGTGGTATGACAATCAG TTCTCTTTACATTCCAACCAATTTGAAGCTGTTGATGCTTCTGTAGTATCTGAATATAGTAAACTTGCAGCCAGACTCTATCAAGACGAAGTGGCCCAGTATACAAAAT TATCGTCAAGCAATGAAACCACCAAGGAAGAGTGGATGCGTAAAGTGGTAGCATCTGGGGTTCTATCAGACAAGGTAGCAGCACTGACACTGCAGACACAAAAGTCACCCGTACATAATGCTAATACTTTGGACACGCTTCTGAACATGGTGAGGAAGAAAGGCAGGAGAGAAGCTCTCCTAGCGCTGAAAGATGTGAAGCAACTCTTCCTGGAGGAACTGCTGCCAGATGATAGGAAACTAAAGATGTTCTCACAA CACCCTTTTTTGGAACTGGACAAGAAGTCTCATGGAAAGTTGAGGGATGAACGAGACAGATGTTTGCTGTATTGGTATTTTGAGGCACAACTTAAGCAGAAGTATGAGGCTTTTGTGACTTCACTTGAG ACAATGTGCCATGATAATGTGTCGGCTGTGAAACAAAAAGCTGTTGCTGCAATGGAGGAATTACTGGCTTCTAAACCAGAACAAGAAAAA ATTTTGTTGACTCAAATAGTGAACAAGATTGGTGATCCTGACAACAAAGTAGCATCAAAATCTGTGTATCTCCTTCACAAATTAA TTGAGAACCAAGTGGCCATGAAAGGAGTAGTTGTGAAAGCAGTGGAAGGTCTACTGTACAGAGTGAATGTGAGAGCCAAAGCACA ATATTATGCAATGTGTTTTTTGAACCAGATGATTCTCACACATAAAGATGCCGATTTGGCTTCCAAGCTGATTGTAATCTACTTCTCATTTTTCAAG tCGTGTACTAAGAAACGTGACATAGATCAGAAGATGCTAAGTGCTGTACTGACTGGAGTCAATAGGGCGTATCCATTTGCAAAAG ttgatgATACAAAAATGGAGGCTGAGATTAATACAATATTCAAGGTGGTCCACAAGTCCCCATTTAATATTGGTGTACAAGCATTACTGCTGCTTAAACAAGTACTTGGAGAAAG TTATTCAATATCGGATCGTTTCTACTCGGCTATGTACAAGAAGATACTTGATCCTACCCTGGACAACTCACCACGGCAACCCATGTTCCTAAACCTACTCTACCAAACACTTAAGGCTGACAGTCAGGTCAAGAGGAATAAG GCTTTTGTGAAAAGACTTTTACAGGTGTGTGAGTCCCAGCAGCCTGCTTTCATTTGTGGTGCCCTCTTCCTTATCTCAGAGTTGGTGAGACTGAAGCCAGGACTGAAGACTATCATACAGATAGCTGCA ggagatgatgatgatgaggagcaTTTTGTAGACATAGCTCCAGAGAGTGATGTCGATGAtaaggatgatgatgaagaagctaAGAAACCAACACAGGATGATGCCACAGAGGACAAGACGGAGACATCGTCAGGACAGGATGAGGCAGAACAAGATAGACCCTCTGGATCATCTTGGGTGCATCATAAAGTGGCTAGTCAAG ATACCAAGATCCAAACCTATGATCCATTGGGGCGTAACCCACTCTACTGTGGAGCTGAAAGCAGTGCACTGTGGGAACTACAAAAG TTGTCTAAGCATTATCATCCATCAGTGGTTTTATTTGCTGAAGCTTTGTTACGAGGTGATACCATCACATACACTGGCAACCCACTGCAAGATTTCACCCTCATGAAATTCCTGGAACGTTTTGTCTATAAGAATCCTAAGCAGTCTGAGGAAACAG AAAAAGGAAAAGGGTCTTCAGTCATGCAACCCCAGACCAAGAACTACAAGCCATCTGTTACGAGGCAAATGGCAGTGAACAGCAGCACATTTATCAATACACCAGAAGATCAGATTCCCATAGATGAACTATTCTTTCACCG GTTCTTCCAACAACGAGGTAAACGTGCAGGAAACACCAAAGTTGacaatgatgatgaggatgaagatgatgatgacttGGATGGTTCAGATGTAGAGATAGACAGTGAGATCAGTGATGatgaatttgacaaaatattag ATGGTATGGAGAAagaaggtgaagatgaagatgcaTTTGATTTTGCTGG TGAATTCACACGTAAGCAGAAGAGTGGAAAAAAAGATAAGAAGAAAGCAGGAGGTTCTGATGATGAGGATGACGATGAAGACGGTGCCTCTAGTGATGATGAAGATTATCTCAACCCAGACTTGGGTGATagtgatgatagtgatgatgtaGCTAgatatgattatgatgatgcaGATGAATTCAAGATGGAAGGTGCTGAGCAATTTGATGAAGAGGGATTTGGTGCTTCGGATTCTGAGGATAGAG ATTTGAGTCCACCAAAACAGAAAAAACTGAGTAAATCCAAGCCAACCAGAGAGGAATATGATTCAGATAGCGATAGTGATGAAGAATTACAGAGCAGCAAAAAGAGAAAGAAGGGAAAACAAGCaaagaagatgaacaaaaagCAACGCAAAGGTGGAGAAAGTACAAGTCTGAAAACAGCAGCAGAGGAA ATTGCTACTCTGATGGATGATAATGTTGGTTCCAAATTTGACAGCATTGGTCTGCAAGCTATGGCCAATAAAGACAAAGCAG ATCTGAAACAACTTGACTGGGAGATGAAACGAGACATGTGGGTGAGAGGAACAGATGCCAAGAGTAAGATTAGAGAAAAGATGGGTGCTAAGAGAGAGCAAGGTGGCGGCAAAAGGCCATTCAACAAAGGCAGGAAACGACAACATAATAGAAATCAGAAAGGATCTAAAGGAAAAGGCAAACAACAGAGGAAGAAATAA
- the LOC140152678 gene encoding toll-like receptor 4: MRGLVQIFASLRHTWNHLMRSATIISFQKTNSTCPFLETLDFSECFLFNYNGNADMELPVLQRLYLNKIRKYPDLAGVLNIFKAPRLQRLELSSNGIVNIENKLFTHFSSLTFLDLSNNKLVSVSNLQYLSNIRQLSLHDNSIKIVPQEILIQSGHPNMSILDISNNPFQCDCNVEAFRNWILTDNMVKMVMLADSKYTCFSPDSEKDLSITQVDLDCELHLWKYISIGIACAVVLLISVILIVRYWWHIKYSFFLVFNRRRNQQHHLIVNAENIDDDENGPPRYDAYVPYHVESADDWVHGELLPNIEEGEEPFRLFLRCRDMRIGRIILDEISLHMQRSRKVLVILTPRFFEDNWCLKELEMAHYRVLEENRNVMILIILGQIPNNKKTLLFRQLLCKVQYLKWPGDAYGQYLFWRRLREELKRPVPLDRRFNV, encoded by the coding sequence ATGAGAGGTTTGGTGCAAATATTTGCCAGTTTGCGACATACTTGGAATCATTTGATGCGAAGTGCAACCATAATCAGCTTCCAGAAAACAAATTCTACCTGTCCATTTCTTGAGACTTTAGATTTTTCTGAGTGTTTCTTGTTTAACTATAATGGAAATGCTGATATGGAATTACCTGTTTTACAAAGACTCTACTTAAATAAGATTAGGAAATATCCAGACCTTGCTGGTGTACTGAATATCTTCAAAGCACCTAGATTGCAAAGACTTGAGTTAAGTAGCAATGGAATTGTCAACATTGAAAATAAACTTTTTACTCATTTCAGTAGCTTAACATTCCTAGATTTAAGTAACAACAAACTGGTATCAGTGAGCAATTTACAGTACTTAAGCAATATAAGACAATTGAGTCTTCATGACAACTCAATCAAAATTGTCCCACAAGAAATTCTAATTCAATCAGGCCATCCTAATATGAGTATTTTGGATATCAGTAACAATCCATTTCAATGTGATTGTAATGTGGAGGCATTCAGGAACTGGATACTCACAgataacatggtcaaaatggtcaTGCTTGCTGATAGTAAATACACATGTTTTTCCCCCGATTCAGAAAAAGACTTGAGTATTACACAAGTAGATTTAGATTGTGAGTTACACCTATGGAAGTACATTTCAATTGGCATTGCTTGTGCTGTAGTTCTACTAATTTCAGTAATTTTGATAGTACGTTATTGGTGGCACATCAAGTACTCTTTTTTCCTAGTATTCAACAGAAGAAGAAACCAACAACACCATCTTATTGTAAATGCTGaaaatattgatgatgatgagaatggaCCCCCTCGATATGATGCCTATGTCCCCTATCATGTAGAAAGTGCTGATGATTGGGTACATGGAGAGCTTCTACCCAATATTGAGGAGGGAGAGGAACCTTTCAGGCTTTTCCTAAGGTGTCGAGACATGCGTATTGGGAGAATAATTTTAGATGAAATATCTCTGCACATGCAAAGAAGCCGCAAAGTTCTTGTTATACTCACGCCACGATTTTTTGAAGACAACTGGTGTCTTAAAGAACTAGAGATGGCACATTATAGAGTCTTGGAAGAGAATCGCAATGTGATGATTCTTATCATCCTGGGACAAATTCCGAATAATAAAAAGACATTGTTGTTTAGACAATTACTCTGTAAAGTACAGTACCTAAAGTGGCCAGGTGATGCATATGGCCAGTATTTGTTTTGGAGACGCCTTCGAGAGGAACTTAAGAGGCCTGTACCGCTAGATCGCCGGTTTAATGTTTAA